The proteins below are encoded in one region of Chrysemys picta bellii isolate R12L10 chromosome 4, ASM1138683v2, whole genome shotgun sequence:
- the C4H6orf132 gene encoding uncharacterized protein C6orf132 homolog: protein MKKNQSVQGTFSKLFGKKHANNTNNTSLYATNPPWIFTQEVTSEGRGGPGDVVELYYEDNRVTTVTDSGTATLKPRPRVRPLLTFMPLNTQETHGVAVPTPSVPEGFEEKSSLGLRPQINGNYRLYNSVGDLRPKAFERDYLDNDIPPPPPMAPPPPPPSMAPPPPPMEIPLPPPCTAPPPPPPLPPPLPPTAASPRSMAPPLLSSSTVSSPSPLSPPDFIPPAPPLAFVVPPAPPLPPPAPPTLHTPILNGVSKWKSETVLNMRQTDARENASVSSLAVTTPPASQQKEESLTKFTPEPHLTFPRSLKVPPAAPVRSSSISMEEKDSGEEDGPISRQPHTRPPLPPSFTIRPAAKMHLAGEAEQKSTLDRQIVTKPVRQITEPASPRPGSDSGKGTNFNSYRSSLSEAAKVPLEKAEKDLGPKSELPTAEEELDVPSPDYTSSDDDWKEPSNLNRLKQELSVLLSSSSKREERQLDKPITARPTNSITDHASNDRFSSVGSKQAKPTLKDPQLPAGGESERKEKIPTNSLTAKENSSSVFSAPVNKPTNTQANSVMKFRNELEALLSPTKESKPPIGLTNHRHSPGTNRVTLNSGSSQTNSGDSRLPKPVANQLPPTAASVEVEKTQEDRKTPSALTSNKTLENLNPVPGYPPSENVRKSPDPPQKPKDQLFVLASSSPSSIEATSLTQTSGPYTDFSLVQYKTHRAKTSSTDSLSSLTPSQTVEEGPVSTNKHDAERGTILCSAEKPRVPSQPSSSSMNADQEDDDALIHPVTGEKVEKGSPMALLLAAKQRAQRGRQSASRQNSYLSKKPPVKLSEKLSSGSSSQSETGSTNFYYSESKPYSFVVVPKSPPKESPALLEGKQHDRMVTPEGKALGFSEPGQRAYKPLSFSSTSEQSQSMQKTSAGESQRLSKPDRFGASSLVQGLLESRHLRPQDLPPKPDLPLYAVSSPPSSLPKEEEENGEKLDFEIIPPPPEFSNDANRVEEASSNVAESRRDRSFPDYSQPWERQQNIRRPSYGYGNSYVLPSKMAPNSGTRNSGFSQHYAGGSYSTGPPVYSADSRPLIKKRLYVSEPDRSYTRTSTSSRNVSTPVTYGHNMVGYGSQAAEGMRRVSSTHRSAPSSTQGRRMSLEPPGKTMSCSNTMNNAKYKGQNGDYSAANAAATSRPTQGNPQYSSPVNTFTVRPGTRQPISYTYQGSHR, encoded by the exons GTGATGTTGTTGAATTGTATTATGAGGATAATCGCGTTACTACAGTGACTGATTCTGGAACAGCGACGCTTAAGCCTCGGCCAAGAGTCCGACCATTACTGACCTTCATGCCCCTC AACACCCAGGAGACACATGGAGTGGCTGTGCCAACCCCTTCTGTGCCGGAGGGCTTTGAAGAAAAATCATCTCTAG GCCTTAGGCCCCAAATCAATGGAAACTACAGACTGTACAATTCAGTTGGAGACCTGCGGCCAAAGGCTTTCGAGAGGGACTATCTGGACAATGATATTCCTCCACCGCCTCCAAtggccccacctccacctccaccctccatggcacccccacccccaccaatgGAAATACCACTACCTCCACCATGCACGGCACCTCCACCTCCACCgccgctgccgccaccactacctccAACGGCAGCATCTCCGCGATCCATGGCTCCGCCTCTGCTTTCGTCTTCAACCGTATCTTCTCCCAGCCCGCTGTCCCCTCCGGATTTCATTCCTCCAGCACCTCCACTCGCTTTTGTGGTGCCCCCAGCGccgcctctgccccctccagcgcCTCCCACACTTCATACTCCCATCTTGAACGGCGTCTCCAAGTGGAAATCAGAAACGGTTCTGAACATGAGGCAGACGGACGCCAGGGAAAATGCCAGCGTCTCCTCTCTTGCTGTCACCACTCCACCAGCCTCTCAACAGAAGGAAGAGTCGCTGACCAAGTTCACCCCAGAACCTCACCTAACTTTCCCCAGATCATTAAAAGTACCTCCCGCTGCCCCGGTGAGAAGTTCATCCATTTCCATGGAAGAAAAAGATTCTGGTGAGGAAGATGGGCCTATTTCCAGACAGCCTCACACCCGCCCTCCCCTTCCGCCGAGCTTTACCATAAGACCTGCAGCAAAGATGCACTTAGCTGGAGAAGCTGAGCAGAAATCTACCTTGGATAGGCAGATAGTAACAAAGCCTGTCAGACAAATCACAGAACCCGCGAGCCCAAGACCAGGGTCAGACTCTGGCAAAGGGACTAATTTTAATAGCTATCGATCCTCATTGTCAGAGGCAGCAAAGGTCCCGCTGGAGAAAGCTGAAAAGGACTTAGGTCCAAAATCTGAGCTTCCTACTGCAGAGGAGGAACTGGACGTGCCCTCCCCAGACTACACATCATCTGATGATGACTGGAAGGAACCCAGTAATCTAAATAGGCTGAAGCAAGAACTGTCAGTTCTGCTGTCCTCTTCTTCAAAAAGGGAGGAGAGACAGCTGGATAAACCCATAACTGCCAGACCTACCAATAGTATTACTGACCATGCTAGCAATGATAGGTTTAGCTCTGTTGGGTCAAAACAAGCTAAACCTACTTTGAAGGATCCACAGTTACCAGCAGGGGGGGAAAGTGAGAGGAAAGAGAAGATACCTACTAATTCACTCACTGCAAAAGAGAACTCCTCCTCGGTTTTCTCTGCTCCAGTCAATAAACCCACCAACACACAAGCAAACAGTGTTATGAAATTCAGGAACGAGCTGGAAGCACTACTCTCCCCAACAAAGGAAAGTAAACCACCAATAGGACTTACAAATCACAGACACAGTCCAGGTACAAACAGAGTTACCCTGAATTCTGGTAGCAGCCAGACAAATTCTGGTGACTCCAGGCTGCCAAAACCTGTTGCCAATCAGCTCCCACCCACAGCagcttcagtggaagttgagaaGACACAGGAGGATCGTAAGACTCCCAGTGCCCTCACCAGTAATAAGACTTTGGAGAACTTAAACCCTGTTCCAGGATACCCGCCATCTGAAAATGTTCGGAAGTCTCCAGACCCACCTCAGAAACCAAAGGACCAACTCTTTGTTCTAGCCTCCTCTTCACCCTCTTCTATAGAGGCTACCTCTCTCACACAAACCTCTGGGCCATACACAGACTTTTCTCTTGTCCAATACAAGACCCATCGGGCCAAGACCAGCTCCACAGACAGTCTATCCTCTCTGACCCCCTCCCAAACTGTGGAGGAGGGACCAGTCAGTACAAACAAACATGATGCAGAAAGAGGCACAATCCTGTGCTCTGCTGAGAAGCCACGGGTGCCTTcacagccatcctcttcctccaTGAATGCAGACCAGGAGGATGACGATGCCCTGATCCACCCAGTCACAGGAGAAAAGGTGGAGAAAGGCTCTCCAATGGCTCTCCTCCTGGCTGCAAAACAGCGGGCCCAAAGAGGCAGGCAATCTGCCTCCCGCCAGAACAGTTATTTGTCCAAAAAGCCCCCCGTTAAGCTATCCGAGAAActcagcagcggcagcagcagccagtcagAAACTGGCTCGACCAACTTCTACTACAGTGAGTCCAAGCCCTACTCTTTTGTGGTGGTACCAAAGTCCCCGCCGAAGGAGTCACCTGCCCTTTTGGAGGGAAAGCAGCATGACAGGATGGTCACACCTGAAGGCAAGGCACTGGGCTTCTCGGAACCAGGACAGAGAGCCTACAAACCACTGTCATTCTCCAGCACTTCTGAGCAAAGCCAGAGCATGCAGAAAACTAGCGCTGGGGAGTCCCAGCGCCTTTCCAAGCCAGACAGATTTGGTGCCTCCAGTTTAGTTCAAGGCCTCTTGGAGTCCAGACACTTGAGACCACAagacctgccccccaaacctgACCTTCCCCTGTACGCTGTCTCTTCACCTCCTAGCTCCTTgcccaaggaggaggaagaaaatggaGAGAAGCTTGACTTCGAGATCATCCCACCACCACCAGAGTTCAGCAATGACGCCAACAGGGTCGAGGAAGCTTCTTCAAACGTGGCAGAGAGCCGCAGAGACCGCAGTTTCCCAGATTACAGCCAACCCTGGGAAAGGCAGCAGAATATCCGACGTCCAAGCTACGGCTATGGCAACAGTTACGTCCTGCCCTCCAAAATGGCCCCAAACAGCGGTACGAGGAATAGCGGCTTCAGTCAACATTACGCAGGTGGCAGTTACTCCACTGGCCCTCCTGTCTACAGCGCAGACAGCCGCCCGCTGATCAAGAAGCGCCTGTACGTGTCTGAACCCGATCGGTCCTACACGAGAACATCCACATCCTCCAGGAACGTTAGCACACCCGTGACCTATGGCCACAACATGGTGGGGTATGGCTCCCAGGCTGCAGAGGGGATGCGCCGGGTCAGCTCCACCCACAGGAGTGCCCCCAGCAGCACGCAGGGCAGGCGGATGTCACTGGAGCCCCCTGGGAAAACCATGTCTTGTAGCAACACCATGAACAACGCCAAGTATAAAGGGCAGAATGGGGACTATTCTGCCGCCAATGCAGCAGCAACCAGCAG GCCTACCCAGGGAAACCCACAGTACAGTTCTCCTGTGAACACCTTCACTGTCAGGCCTGGGACACGGCAGCCGATTTCCTACACGTACCAAGGTAGCCATCGATAA